One genomic segment of Clostridium saccharoperbutylacetonicum N1-4(HMT) includes these proteins:
- a CDS encoding CsxC family protein: MERIYYSRQYYNQIKRKQYKEFLEEDNIKTGSIEDNKINDNNIKNNSYGSSEINNDNGRSNKENTNVSKCVEACHESVNSCEIATDQVEPLTEQISVTPNVITPGPALVKIPVVLAETNTTILVEATITLDQAVMEIKRIKNNVFLTESRIISFCQDDPLGTGIIFIAGFIRKNIEYTTQTCTVAGTPNTCGDIRHCTVEVPFNFTTRITFLRPPIFIENSTLSELEFFTDELQGCNVCSGPAIGRNPCNQSSFVTEFFNEKPFTELIRADIAEVNIHTGPALNGRIPIELMFTQLTEKVVVNLTLKVLQKQQVRVTEIEL, from the coding sequence ATGGAAAGAATATACTATTCAAGACAATATTATAATCAAATTAAGAGAAAACAGTATAAAGAATTCTTAGAAGAAGATAATATTAAAACTGGTAGTATAGAAGATAATAAAATAAATGACAATAACATAAAAAATAATAGCTATGGTTCTTCAGAAATTAATAATGATAATGGAAGATCAAATAAAGAAAATACAAATGTTTCTAAGTGTGTAGAAGCTTGTCATGAAAGTGTTAATTCATGTGAAATCGCTACTGATCAAGTAGAACCACTAACTGAACAAATTTCTGTAACTCCTAATGTTATTACACCTGGACCTGCACTTGTTAAGATTCCAGTTGTATTGGCAGAGACAAATACAACGATTCTTGTCGAAGCTACTATCACATTGGATCAAGCAGTTATGGAAATTAAACGAATTAAAAATAACGTATTTTTAACAGAATCCCGTATTATTTCATTTTGTCAAGATGATCCACTTGGTACTGGAATAATATTTATAGCAGGTTTTATAAGAAAGAATATTGAGTATACAACTCAAACTTGTACTGTAGCTGGAACTCCAAATACTTGTGGAGATATAAGGCACTGTACAGTTGAAGTACCTTTTAATTTCACTACAAGAATTACTTTCCTTAGACCACCGATTTTTATTGAAAATAGCACTTTAAGTGAATTAGAATTTTTTACAGATGAGCTTCAAGGTTGTAATGTTTGCTCAGGTCCAGCAATTGGACGTAATCCTTGCAATCAGAGTTCTTTCGTCACCGAATTCTTTAATGAAAAACCTTTTACTGAATTAATAAGAGCGGATATTGCTGAAGTCAATATTCACACAGGCCCAGCCTTGAACGGTAGAATTCCTATAGAACTAATGTTTACTCAACTCACGGAAAAAGTAGTAGTAAATTTAACATTAAAAGTATTACAGAAACAGCAGGTTAGAGTTACAGAAATAGAACTATAA
- a CDS encoding cyclic nucleotide-binding domain-containing protein yields the protein MFFDKEIPSIIFENGKKRTFKKNHNIYKINSKITHCYFILSGTVKIYIDHTNGRRSILDFALENDWLGELSLFHEESDIKENKVLQEVECLEFDIEKLQALCKENAEVSFYFAAYISNKLLTRSYRMSENLNYSLENRLATFILQYEQKGIYNISHTDVSEYMNASYRHVLYVIKQFCENGVLAKDKEKGYIILDMEKLERLQEEK from the coding sequence ATGTTTTTTGATAAGGAAATACCATCAATAATATTTGAAAATGGAAAGAAAAGAACTTTTAAAAAAAATCATAATATTTATAAAATAAACAGTAAAATAACACATTGCTATTTTATTTTATCAGGTACAGTTAAAATTTATATAGATCATACAAATGGAAGGCGTTCAATTCTTGACTTTGCTTTAGAAAATGATTGGTTAGGAGAACTTTCTTTGTTCCATGAGGAATCTGATATAAAAGAAAATAAAGTGCTTCAAGAGGTTGAATGCTTAGAATTTGATATAGAAAAATTACAAGCCTTATGCAAAGAAAATGCAGAAGTTTCTTTTTACTTTGCAGCATATATTTCTAATAAATTATTAACCAGAAGTTATCGAATGAGTGAAAATTTGAATTATTCCTTGGAAAATAGGCTGGCAACTTTTATTCTCCAATATGAGCAAAAAGGTATATATAATATAAGCCACACAGATGTTTCTGAATATATGAATGCTAGCTATCGCCATGTACTATATGTTATAAAGCAGTTTTGTGAAAATGGTGTGTTAGCTAAGGACAAGGAAAAAGGGTATATTATTTTGGATATGGAGAAATTAGAGCGATTGCAGGAAGAAAAGTAA
- a CDS encoding Type 1 glutamine amidotransferase-like domain-containing protein, which translates to MRKLLLTAYGLCSEEIRNAFFKLVPKDFKDLKVGIISTSQPKLKEKHPQMISVKNTFHELGFKKVEFIDIEFEDILKLKKYDVIFLNGGYPFYLIYHLKKSGADIILNELINDDKIVVGLSAGSIALGPDNEMCNYIYPEDNTFGVADLSALNAIDIRIYPHYKEHCGLNPDLEKRIFEFELEYNCKVTRLNNDQAILVLDDTVEKIG; encoded by the coding sequence ATGAGAAAATTATTGTTAACTGCATATGGTTTGTGTTCAGAGGAAATACGAAATGCATTTTTTAAATTAGTACCTAAAGACTTCAAGGATTTAAAGGTTGGGATTATATCAACCTCGCAACCAAAACTAAAGGAAAAACATCCTCAAATGATTTCAGTAAAAAATACCTTTCATGAGCTTGGATTTAAAAAAGTTGAATTTATTGATATTGAGTTTGAGGATATCTTGAAGTTAAAAAAGTATGATGTAATATTCCTTAATGGTGGTTATCCTTTCTATTTGATATACCATTTAAAAAAGAGTGGAGCAGATATAATTCTAAATGAATTAATAAACGATGATAAAATTGTAGTAGGTTTAAGTGCAGGTTCTATTGCATTAGGCCCAGATAATGAGATGTGTAATTATATTTATCCAGAAGATAATACCTTTGGAGTTGCAGATTTGAGTGCATTAAATGCAATTGATATACGAATCTATCCACATTATAAGGAACATTGTGGACTTAATCCTGATTTAGAAAAAAGGATTTTTGAATTTGAACTAGAGTACAATTGCAAAGTAACACGATTAAATAATGATCAAGCAATACTAGTTTTAGATGATACAGTAGAAAAAATAGGTTAA
- a CDS encoding sugar 3,4-ketoisomerase: protein MYNCSLLKFININSKYGDLTPIEEMVDVPFDIKRIYYISKVPLNITRGFHAHRKLHQVLICVNGSVKIKVKNPKEEVEFLLDCSSVGLYIGPYVWREMYDFSDGAVLLVLASDYYNENDYIRNMDFYMQEACNRY from the coding sequence ATGTATAATTGTTCCTTGTTAAAATTTATAAATATAAATAGTAAATATGGGGATTTGACACCTATCGAAGAAATGGTAGATGTTCCCTTTGATATAAAACGAATTTATTATATTTCAAAAGTACCGCTTAATATAACAAGAGGGTTTCATGCTCATAGAAAACTTCATCAAGTGCTCATATGTGTTAATGGCTCTGTAAAAATAAAAGTTAAAAATCCAAAAGAAGAAGTAGAGTTTTTATTAGACTGTTCATCAGTAGGTCTATATATTGGGCCTTACGTATGGAGAGAAATGTATGATTTTAGCGATGGTGCAGTTCTTTTAGTGCTTGCATCTGATTATTATAATGAAAATGATTATATACGAAATATGGACTTTTATATGCAAGAAGCATGTAATAGATATTAG
- a CDS encoding YjjG family noncanonical pyrimidine nucleotidase, whose protein sequence is MYDIILMDLDNTILDFNVAEKDSFKEVIKETDLTYTEELLQQYKKINQALWHKLEQGKISKETVLNTRFSEFFKLYDLQVDGEAVEKKYRLYLDNSSALIPNAEDTLIKLRAMGKKIYSASNGVYSTQIKRLSKAGIINLFDGHFISETIKHEKPSPYFFDFCVKTLAGVPKSSILMVGDSPTSDVQGAINSGIDSCFYKYDKTTICTYSKHTICDISELLDIV, encoded by the coding sequence ATGTATGATATTATTTTAATGGACTTAGACAACACTATTTTAGATTTTAATGTTGCTGAAAAAGATAGCTTCAAAGAAGTCATTAAAGAGACAGACCTAACCTACACAGAGGAGTTATTACAACAATACAAAAAAATAAATCAAGCTTTATGGCACAAACTTGAGCAAGGCAAAATTTCTAAAGAAACTGTTCTTAATACCCGCTTTAGTGAGTTTTTTAAGCTTTATGATCTCCAAGTCGATGGTGAAGCTGTAGAAAAAAAGTACAGGCTCTATCTTGACAATTCCTCTGCTCTTATTCCTAATGCAGAAGATACCTTAATAAAACTAAGAGCAATGGGTAAAAAAATATATTCAGCTTCAAATGGTGTATATTCAACCCAAATAAAACGCTTATCAAAGGCTGGCATAATAAACTTATTTGATGGACATTTTATCTCTGAAACAATAAAACATGAAAAGCCGTCACCGTATTTCTTTGACTTTTGTGTAAAAACTCTGGCTGGAGTTCCTAAAAGTTCAATACTAATGGTTGGGGATAGCCCTACTTCTGATGTGCAAGGAGCAATTAACAGCGGAATTGACTCTTGCTTTTATAAATATGATAAAACTACTATATGTACATATTCCAAACATACCATATGTGATATTTCAGAGCTTTTAGATATAGTATAA
- a CDS encoding CsxC family protein produces the protein MSDNKENTNYGKSVEYSRESAEPCAIVKSQVESLTEQVAVNPTVIEPGPVFVKIPVVLAETNITIPVEATIKLDKAAMEIKRIKKNVFLTQSRIIPFSQDDRPGTGVLFIEGFIRKNIEYATQTCTTAGTPNVCGDIRHCTVEVPFNFTTRITFLRPPIFIENTTPSELEFFTDKLQGCDVCSDPVIGRNPCDQSSFVTEFFNEKPFTELVKADITEVDIHTNPTSSCKTPTEQMFTKLTEKVVVNLTLKVLQKQQVRVTAIC, from the coding sequence ATGAGTGACAATAAAGAAAATACAAATTATGGTAAGAGTGTAGAATATTCTCGTGAAAGTGCTGAGCCTTGCGCTATCGTTAAGTCTCAAGTAGAATCACTAACTGAACAAGTTGCAGTAAATCCTACTGTTATTGAACCAGGACCTGTATTTGTTAAGATTCCAGTTGTATTGGCAGAGACAAATATAACCATTCCTGTTGAAGCTACTATCAAATTGGACAAAGCAGCTATGGAAATTAAACGAATTAAAAAGAATGTATTTTTAACCCAATCTCGTATTATTCCATTTTCTCAAGATGATCGACCTGGTACTGGAGTACTATTTATAGAAGGTTTTATAAGAAAGAATATTGAGTATGCAACACAAACTTGTACTACAGCTGGAACTCCAAATGTTTGTGGAGATATAAGACATTGTACAGTTGAAGTACCTTTTAATTTCACTACAAGAATTACTTTCCTTAGACCACCAATTTTTATTGAAAATACTACTCCAAGTGAATTAGAATTTTTTACAGATAAACTTCAAGGTTGCGATGTTTGTTCAGATCCAGTGATTGGACGTAATCCTTGCGATCAGAGTTCTTTCGTTACTGAATTCTTTAATGAAAAACCTTTTACTGAATTAGTAAAAGCGGACATTACTGAAGTTGATATTCACACAAATCCAACTAGCAGCTGCAAAACTCCTACAGAACAAATGTTTACTAAACTCACAGAAAAAGTAGTAGTAAATTTAACACTAAAAGTATTACAAAAACAACAAGTAAGAGTTACAGCAATATGCTAA
- a CDS encoding DegT/DnrJ/EryC1/StrS family aminotransferase: protein MKIPFLNLEPMHTEIRDEIVNAFKTIYDRNSFILGHSVEAFEQEFSKYCNTNYCISCGNGLDALSIILRGYDIGGGDEVIVPSNTFIATALAVSYAGAKVVFVEPDINTFNIDVNKIEEAITPKTKAIIAVHLYGRPAEIDKIKVICKKYNLKLIEDSAQSHGSIYKGKKTGNLGDAAGFSFYPGKNLGALGDGGCILTNDSILAQKVRAIRNYGSTIKYNNEYKGVNSRLDELQAEFLRIKLKYLDKWNAARQEIAKLYLEGIKNNKITLPFINSAYESIWHIFIIRTEFRDKLVNYLKANGIETLIHYPIPIHLQKAYKDLGYKSGDFPVAENISKTVLSLPIWYGISESEINYVISVLNQW, encoded by the coding sequence ATGAAAATACCGTTTTTGAATTTAGAACCAATGCATACAGAAATAAGAGATGAAATTGTAAATGCTTTTAAGACAATATATGATAGAAATTCATTTATTTTAGGACACAGTGTAGAAGCTTTTGAGCAAGAGTTTTCTAAATATTGTAATACTAATTATTGTATAAGCTGCGGAAATGGATTAGATGCCCTTTCCATTATTTTAAGAGGATATGATATTGGTGGTGGAGATGAAGTCATTGTGCCTTCTAACACCTTTATTGCTACTGCACTGGCAGTTTCTTATGCTGGTGCAAAGGTTGTCTTTGTAGAACCCGATATTAATACCTTTAATATAGATGTAAATAAAATTGAAGAAGCTATTACTCCAAAAACAAAAGCTATTATTGCTGTTCACTTGTATGGAAGACCAGCAGAAATTGATAAAATAAAAGTAATTTGTAAAAAATATAATTTAAAACTTATAGAAGATTCAGCCCAATCACATGGATCCATATATAAGGGCAAAAAAACAGGAAATCTTGGTGATGCAGCTGGCTTTAGCTTTTATCCTGGAAAGAATTTAGGAGCTTTAGGCGATGGTGGATGTATTCTCACTAATGACAGTATTTTAGCACAAAAAGTACGAGCTATAAGAAATTATGGTTCAACAATTAAATATAATAACGAATATAAAGGAGTTAATTCAAGACTAGATGAACTACAAGCAGAATTTTTACGAATAAAACTAAAATATCTTGATAAATGGAATGCTGCTAGACAAGAAATTGCCAAACTATATCTTGAAGGAATTAAGAATAATAAAATAACTCTTCCATTTATAAACTCAGCATATGAATCTATATGGCATATTTTTATAATAAGGACAGAATTTAGAGATAAGCTGGTAAATTATCTAAAGGCTAATGGAATTGAAACTTTAATCCACTATCCAATACCTATTCATCTTCAAAAGGCATATAAAGATTTAGGATATAAGTCTGGAGATTTTCCAGTGGCAGAAAACATTTCGAAGACAGTATTAAGTTTACCAATATGGTATGGAATAAGTGAATCAGAAATTAATTATGTAATAAGTGTTCTAAATCAGTGGTAA
- a CDS encoding CsxC family protein: MSNYGENANYGKSVEYSHESAEPCASVKSEVESLTEQIAVTPLVIAPGPVFVKLPVVLAETNITIPVEAIIKLDQPAMEIKRIKKNVFLTQSRIIPFSQDGQFGTGILFIAGFIRKNIEYATQTCTTARTANVCGDIRHCTVEVPFNFTTRITFLRPPIFIENRTTSELEFFTDKLKGCDVCSDPVIGRNLCDRSSFDTEFFNEKPFTELVRADITEIDINTNTTISCKTPTEQSFTKLTEKVVVNLTLKVLQKQQVRVTAVI, from the coding sequence ATGAGTAATTATGGAGAAAATGCAAATTATGGCAAGAGTGTAGAATATTCTCATGAAAGTGCTGAGCCTTGTGCTAGCGTTAAATCTGAAGTGGAATCACTAACTGAACAAATTGCTGTGACTCCTTTAGTTATTGCACCTGGACCTGTATTTGTTAAGCTTCCAGTTGTATTGGCAGAGACAAATATAACAATTCCTGTTGAAGCTATTATCAAATTGGATCAACCAGCTATGGAAATTAAACGAATTAAAAAGAATGTATTTTTAACCCAATCCCGCATTATTCCATTTTCTCAAGATGGGCAATTTGGGACTGGAATACTATTTATAGCAGGTTTTATAAGAAAAAATATTGAATATGCAACTCAAACTTGTACTACAGCTCGAACTGCAAATGTTTGTGGAGATATAAGACACTGTACAGTTGAAGTGCCTTTTAATTTTACTACAAGAATTACTTTCCTTAGACCACCAATTTTTATTGAAAATAGAACTACAAGTGAATTAGAATTTTTTACAGATAAACTTAAAGGTTGCGATGTGTGTTCAGATCCAGTAATCGGACGTAATCTTTGTGATCGTAGTTCTTTTGACACAGAATTCTTTAATGAGAAACCTTTTACTGAATTAGTAAGAGCAGATATTACTGAAATTGATATTAACACAAATACAACTATAAGCTGCAAAACTCCTACAGAACAAAGTTTTACTAAACTTACAGAAAAAGTAGTAGTAAATTTAACACTAAAAGTATTACAAAAACAACAAGTAAGAGTTACAGCAGTAATATAA